The DNA window CCGACATGGGAGGCGCCGTGCCCTTGGCGCTTTCAGACGTGGGAAGCGCGGACGCCGGTTACTGCGAGAAGCCCTCGAGGAGGTAGTGGGCCTCGATGCGCTTGAGCGCGAGGATCATCGCGGCGCAGCGGGTGTCCACCGTCTCGCCGATGCAGTACTGGCGGCTGTCGTGCATGTCCGTCTTGCGCGGCTGGTTGCGCGAGATGTCCCGGATGATGCGGTAGTTGCGCTTCATGGCGCGCTCGAGGCGCTGGTCGACCTCGGCCTCGCTCCAGCGCTCCATGCGCTTGTTCTGGATCCACTCGTAGTAGGACACCGTCACGCCGCCGGCGTTGGCGATGATGTCCGGGATGAGCTCGATGCCGCGCTTCTGGAGGACGCGGTCGGCCTCCGGGGTGGTGGGGCCGTTGGCGCCCTCGGCGATGAGCTTCACCTTGAGGCGCTCGGCGATGTCGGCGGTGATTTCGCCGCCCAGCGCCGCGGGGACGAGGATGTCCGCCTGGACGTCCCACAGGTCCTTCTTCTCGATCTTCTGGGCGCCGGGGAACCCGAGCACGCTGCGCTTGAGGTTCTTGGGGTCCTGGACGTAGGCGGCGAGCGCCTGCACGTCGATGCCGTCGCCGTTGTAGATGGTGCCGTCGGCGTCGTTGACGGCCAGGAGGCGGGCGCCCATGCCGGCGAGGATGTTGGCGGCGTGGCTGCCCACGTTGCCGAAGCCCTGGAGCACGAAGGTCTTGCCCTTCACGCTCTCGCCGCGGTCGGCGTAGTAGTCCTCGATGCAGAAGGCGACGCCCTGGCCGGTGGCCTTGCCGCGGCCCTCGGACCCGCCGATGCGCACGTCCTTGCCGGTGACGATGCCGCGCAGGTTGTGGCGCTCGCGCTCACCGTCGGAGAACTGGCGGTAGAGCAGGGCCATGATTTCGGGGTTGGTGCCCACGTCCGGCGCCGGGATGTCGATGTTCGGCCCGATGAGGCTCTTGAGCCGGTACATGAAGCGCAGGGTGATGGCCTCCAGCTCCTCGCGGCCGTACTCGCGCGG is part of the Myxococcus stipitatus genome and encodes:
- a CDS encoding Glu/Leu/Phe/Val family dehydrogenase gives rise to the protein MASEENFMRAPAPTPKRTVYTEAMEIFHRAADLIRLDKRVRLELEEPDYEHIFYVTAKLKDRLIPLSPEKAKQFSDLPETQVRNKEGLEALANGNIILNGRALLGSDVAIRQGHLRLPDGKVYQLVPGESQRFKAYRVQHNQARGPYKGGLRYHREVSLDLFKALAAEMTWKTAISEVPFGGGKGGIQIDPREYGREELEAITLRFMYRLKSLIGPNIDIPAPDVGTNPEIMALLYRQFSDGERERHNLRGIVTGKDVRIGGSEGRGKATGQGVAFCIEDYYADRGESVKGKTFVLQGFGNVGSHAANILAGMGARLLAVNDADGTIYNGDGIDVQALAAYVQDPKNLKRSVLGFPGAQKIEKKDLWDVQADILVPAALGGEITADIAERLKVKLIAEGANGPTTPEADRVLQKRGIELIPDIIANAGGVTVSYYEWIQNKRMERWSEAEVDQRLERAMKRNYRIIRDISRNQPRKTDMHDSRQYCIGETVDTRCAAMILALKRIEAHYLLEGFSQ